The Borrelia sp. A-FGy1 genomic sequence CATAACTAGAAATAAGCATTTTTAAGATTTAGGTATTTTTATCTTACTAAGTAAAATGTGTGTTAATATTAAGACATAAAGATGTTAAGTATAGATAACAAGAGTGTTTAAATTGCAGTAAGGAGGGTTATATGAGTAATGTTGCACGTGAAGCTAAACCCAGATATGAGTATGTAAAGCAGGTATTTCTTGATAAGGATTTTCCAGAAGATGTAATTGATTACG encodes the following:
- the bdr gene encoding Bdr family repetitive protein → MSNVAREAKPRYEYVKQVFLDKDFPEDVIDY